The following coding sequences lie in one Vibrio splendidus genomic window:
- a CDS encoding NUDIX hydrolase — translation MRHLKTTIHPDIDHLDNKTVYKRNAARAIVLDGEDILMLYTERYHDYTIPGGGLDEGEDVIAGMVRELEEETGAKNIHSIKPFGIFEEFRPWYKDDADMMHMISYCYSCKIDRELGETAYEDYEVKNGMKPMWMNIHEAIAHNEKTMAESSKKGMSIERETFLLHLIAKEML, via the coding sequence ATGAGACACCTAAAAACCACCATCCACCCTGATATCGATCATCTAGACAATAAAACGGTATACAAGCGTAATGCTGCCCGCGCCATTGTATTAGATGGTGAAGACATTCTGATGCTTTATACAGAGCGTTATCACGACTACACCATTCCTGGTGGTGGTTTGGATGAAGGTGAAGATGTGATTGCTGGTATGGTGCGTGAACTCGAAGAAGAGACCGGCGCGAAGAATATCCATAGCATTAAGCCGTTTGGCATTTTTGAAGAGTTCCGTCCTTGGTATAAAGACGATGCAGATATGATGCATATGATCTCTTACTGCTACTCATGCAAAATCGATCGTGAGCTTGGTGAAACGGCTTACGAAGATTATGAAGTGAAAAACGGGATGAAGCCGATGTGGATGAATATCCATGAAGCGATCGCTCACAACGAAAAGACCATGGCTGAGAGCTCTAAGAAGGGCATGAGCATTGAGCGCGAAACCTTTTTGTTACATCTCATCGCAAAAGAAATGCTGTAA
- a CDS encoding putative hemolysin codes for MKKLGLMAVFAVVLGGCTNDYAEYSEGQRVSVANPAAVYCVQQDGELETVTENNQRTTYCVFDDGERIEQWEYYRNNHEQKEES; via the coding sequence ATGAAGAAACTTGGTTTGATGGCTGTATTTGCCGTTGTGTTGGGCGGTTGTACAAACGACTATGCAGAATATAGCGAAGGCCAACGTGTTTCAGTCGCTAACCCAGCCGCGGTTTATTGTGTTCAACAAGATGGTGAATTAGAAACCGTAACTGAAAACAATCAACGCACCACTTATTGTGTGTTTGATGACGGTGAACGTATCGAGCAATGGGAATACTACCGCAACAACCATGAGCAAAAAGAAGAAAGCTAA